A region from the Lolium perenne isolate Kyuss_39 chromosome 4, Kyuss_2.0, whole genome shotgun sequence genome encodes:
- the LOC127348696 gene encoding uncharacterized protein: MGKAVAGQLNAETAGPAGRPQQQPPPPANHGRWQHLPPGVSGRPLVEVFGTRTNFPVVGTIAVFDGTCGQIVYENDQGRGRARISNPEDFTDLVLTGPHRAISADGGSFAVKVDLPSSDESDDVDGATLWECDADDTDSMVESSITTDNGNIVVTCAMLSNAVEATVHVNLAATTTTHVYGKIFAHIPQFRDEDNMVLFDRGTDEMVELAPSSSGSVIPLARSVVAVPIGSPLVIMKVSLHATTTPPAIAPVHEDTAIPIGGRSHFPLGRAYAANPHRHWPAQHPCRCHPMSAGRGNHFPRSIDLRSISW, translated from the exons ATGGGCAAAGCCGTCGCTGGCCAGCTGAATGCCGAAACTGCTGGCCCTGCTGGCCGACCCCAGCAGCAGCCACCGCCGCCTGCGAACCATGGCCGGTGGCAGCATCTGCCACCCGGTGTCTCTGGTCGACCCCTGGTGGAGGTGTTTGGCACGAGGACTAACTTCCCCGTAGTCGGAACCATCGCCGTCTTCGACGGAACATGCGGCCAGATCGTCTACGAAAACGATCAAGGACGAGGGCGTGCTCGCATCAGCAACCCTGAG GATTTTACAGATTTGGTACTCACCGGACCACACAGGGCCATCTCAGCCGATGGCGGGAGCTTCGCCGTGAAAGTCGATCTCCCCAGCTCCGACGAATCTGACGATGTCGACGGAGCCACGCTCTGGGAGTGTGACGCCGATGACACCGATTCCATGGTTGAATCTAGCATCACTACAGACAATGGCAACATCGTTGTGACGTGCGCGATGTTAAGCAACGCCGTGGAGGCCACCGTTCATGTCAACCTTGCtgctaccaccaccacccacgTCTATGGCAAAATCTTCGCGCACATCCCACAGTTCCGAGACGAGGATAACATGGTTCTCTTCGACCGTGGAACCGATGAGATGGTGGAGCTCGCCCCCtcctcttctggctccgtcatcccGCTGGCGCGATCAGTAGTTGCGGTGCCAATTGGCTCGCCTCTCGTGATCATGAAGGTAAGCCTCCatgcaacaacaacaccaccagcAATAGCTCCTGTACATGAAGATACCGCCATTCCTATTGGCGGGCGATCTCATTTTCCACTTGGACGAGCATATGCTGCCAATCCACACCGCCATTGGCCAGCTCAGCATCCATGTCGATGTCACCCAATGAGTGCAGGGAGAGGGAACCACTTCCCCAGATCAATTGATCTCAGGAGCATTAGTTGGTGA